From the genome of Neodiprion pinetum isolate iyNeoPine1 chromosome 3, iyNeoPine1.2, whole genome shotgun sequence, one region includes:
- the LOC124213884 gene encoding uncharacterized protein isoform X2 — MTLIVRADTMLTLENVAGPSSASSNILMNNYDIMDTAETEDNILSQDSVIDLVSSGTDSTVVLSTIEENNSAIEDNSLNRDILTRGQSGESSSLSSEIQLSGIIAASSQGSSNNDNNTEEIKESNSNPESRNDAEKVHQVPELNSSSAKDNSYIFDAMKFKSWIKNEEIMGSVFDKASGSNWCKGNLTFHVPVPGTPVNSNSAKQAGPYLLGPPIGTSPVKSIVQCLARRAGSDKFYTIKILTLKDEDEYETQDDRQGKMLLHAEYSLLSLLCSQDGVVHHHGFFKDCALEEKSMPSGAVYTGKVKRRLCLVLDCLTAHDFNPKNDEMLNLQHHVIKEKKLSERETLLIFSDTVRIVACLHMKNIVHRDLKLGNIVLNRRTRKVTITNFCLGKHLSSEEDLLKDQRGSPAYISPDVLCGKPYLGKPSDMWALGVVLFTMLYGQFPFYDSNPTQLFSKIKAANYHIPNESRVSEGTVSLIRNLLVLEPKKRLTAMKVLDALSTIIATLKVPNVIGEELQVVPDIDDMKDKNSEQALLSPSPLPVTKDNSMGNKKKNQDSGNKKLGDFSKQVTLQEQMEKMMRQQQSPLVPQRRPYSQIPLHRVGSDARELTPAEFSRFKHLIPRDNQRSHAQSPNRREGVLLRLRGNSRSRSITTNQILVHRDQNVSTSGGTPQNSVSTLANNPLSTAASQNSARALPNTSSVSEIENRTTPSSSNLTDNLASARTLGNLTSSRTGSSSNLRRLHHHPSIPQNNGNNTSTSQYMQIRSNPRLRTNQNSSTPSQVRVFAPSHSQHRRLSLTDSQEGSLYSLETQNRQPNSSNTIQQGHEINNSNAQTRRNNYTESLLQVPLSSSQNDAGRRFFQSNRSTPELLRHNRQNRFRDSIADQLASFRARMQQNRINNITRELDVQNRLANLMSGVSDANSNRTLDLPLHRTSIAHHRHSPYATRSGVVTSDRDRNSRRGTQERGGITDPSLNVPNLDASWSSSRDDNANSSILTRGCTSSASVICTEQNSSLSNNSTMTVSAGSVGLSSSSSGSASRNTSALPRDSALISNQEESQDSILIHRGIRFQLSPRSQRSLSAFLRSKLDDHARGTRR, encoded by the exons ATGACATTAATCGTCAGAG CAGACACAATGCTCACTTTGGAAAATGTTGCTGGCCCGTCAAGTGCCTCGTCAAACATATTGATGAACAATTACGACATAATGGACACTGCAGAAACAGAGGACAACATTTTGAGCCAGGACAGTGTGATAGACCTTGTTTCGAGCGGCACAGATTCTACGGTAGTTTTAAGCACgatagaagaaaataattctgCAATTGAAGATAATTCCTTAAATCGTGATATTCTAACTAGAGGTCAAAGCGGCGAGAGCAGTAGCTTGTCTTCCGAGATTCAATTAAGTGGAATAATTGCAGCGAGTAGCCAGGGATCCTCGAACAATGACAATAATACAGAAGAAATTAAGGAGTCTAACAGCAACCCTGAATCTAGAAATGATGCTGAAAAGGTTCATCAAGTACCTGAATTGAATTCTAGCAGTGCTAAGGACAACAGCTATATCTTTGatgcaatgaaatttaaatcatggattaaaaatgaggaaataatGGGCTCTGTTTTTGACAAAGCCTCCGGCTCAAACTGGTGCAAAGGAAATCTTACGTTCCATGTTCCTGTGCCCGGTACACCTGTGAATTCAAACTCTGCTAAACAAGCTGGTCCCTATTTGCTTGGACCTCCAATTGGCACTTCACCCGTGAAAAGCATCGTCCAATGTCTGGCACGTAGAGCAGGATCTGATAAGTTTTATACGATTAAAATTCTCACTTTGAAAGATGAAGATGAATATGAAACACAAGATGATCGACAAGGAAAGATGTTACTGCATGCTGAATATTCTTTGCTAAGTCTCCTCTGCAGCCAAGATGGCGTTGTGCATCACCATGGATTTTTTAAA GATTGCGCCTTAGAAGAAAAGAGCATGCCATCTGGCGCCGTGTATACAGGGAAAGTAAAACGTCGCCTGTGTCTTGTACTGGATTGTCTAACTGCTCACGATTTCAATCcaaaaaatgacgaaatgCTCAATTTACAGCACCATGTGATAAAGGAGAAGAAATTATCAGAGAGAGAAACTTTGCTCATATTTTCCGACACTGTTAGAATAGTCGCTTGTCTTCATATGAAAAACATTGTGCACAGAGATCTGAAATTGGGAAATATAGTTCTGAATCGTAGGACAAGAAAA GTAACAATAACGAATTTTTGCCTGGGGAAACACTTGAGTAGTGAAGAAGATCTCTTGAAAGATCAACGGGGCTCACCTGCTTACATATCACCCGATGTTCTATGTGGTAAGCCGTACCTCGGAAAACCATCTGACATGTGGGCACTTGGTGTGGTGCTCTTCACGATGCTCTATGGGCAGTTCCCATTTTACGACAGTAACCCAACACAATTGTTCAGCAAAATAAAAGCAGCCAACTACCACATCCCGAA TGAAAGTAGAGTATCCGAGGGGACAGTGTCTCTAATAAGAAATCTGTTAGTGCTCGAACCAAAGAAACGTTTGACTGCGATGAAAGTGCTGGATGCCTTATCTACCATAATAGCCACATTAAAAGTTCCTAATGTAATAGGAGAAGAGCTCCAAGTAGTTCCTGACATAGACGATATGAAAGATAAAAACAGTGAGCAAGCACTACTGAGTCCTTCACCATTGCCTGTAACCAAGGATAACAGtatgggaaataaaaaaaaaaatcaagatagTGGTAATAAGAAGTTGGGTGACTTTTCAAAACAAGTTACACTTCAG GAGCAAATGGAAAAGATGATGAGACAACAGCAAAGCCCTTTAGTTCCACAACGAAGGCCTTATAGTCAGATCCCGCTTCACAGAGTGGGCTCAGATGCCCGAGAGTTAACTCCCGCTGAATTTTCTAGGTTTAAGCATCTCATTCCAAGAGATAATCAAAGATCACATGCACAGAGTCCTAACAGAAGAGAAGGTGTTCTTCTTAGATTAAGAGGCAACTCAAGGAGCAGATCTATCACCACAAATCAG ATTTTGGTGCACCGTGATCAGAATGTATCGACGAGTGGTGGTACGCCTCAAAATAGCGTCTCTACATTGGCTAACAACCCGTTGAGCACCGCCGCATCTCAGAACTCAGCCCGTGCATTGCCGAACACGTCAAGTGTGTCAGAAATCGAGAATAGGACAACACCTTCGTCAAGTAACTTGACGGATAACTTGGCTTCAGCTAGAACTCTTGGCAATCTCACCTCCAGCCGGACAGGGAGCAGCTCTAATTTACGCCGTCTTCATCACCACCCTAGTATACCACAAAACAATGGAAACAATACTTCCACCAGTCAGTATATGCAGATCAGAAGTAATCCTAGGCTGAGGACGAATCAAAACAGCTCAACGCCATCACAGGTGCGAGTTTTTGCGCCTTCCCACAGTCAGCACAGGCGTTTGTCTCTCACTGATTCCCAGGAGGGTAGTTTGTATTCTCTAGAAACTCAGAACAGACAGCCAAACTCATCAAACACGATACAGCAGGgacatgaaattaataattccaACGCTCAAACTAGGCGTAATAATTACACAGAATCCCTGTTGCAAGTTCCACTCTCATCGTCACAGAATGACGCAGGCAGACGTTTCTTCCAATCAAACAGATCCACACCAGAGCTCCTCAGACACAACAGACAGAATCGATTCAGGGATTCTATTGCCGATCAGTTGGCATCTTTCCGAGCCAGGATGCAGCAGAATAGGATCAACAATATCACGAGGGAATTGGATGTACAGAATAGATTGGCCAATCTGATGTCAGGGGTCAGTGACGCTAATTCTAACAGGACTTTGGACCTTCCTTTACACAGAACATCGATTGCCCATCACAGACATTCCCCCTATGCTACGCGATCAGGAGTCGTTACATCTGACAGAGACAGAAATTCGAGGCGTGGAACCCAGGAAAGAGGAGGCATAACTGATCCAAGTCTAAATGTCCCGAATTTAGATGCCAGCTGGTCTTCGAGCAGAGATGATAATGCAAATTCCAGTATTCTGACCAGGGGCTGTACATCTAGCGCTTCAGTTATTTGTACAGAGCAGAATTCAAGCTTGTCTAATAATTCAACAATGACGGTGTCGGCAGGGTCTGTAGGATTATCTTCAAGCTCCTCTGGTTCAGCTTCGAGAAACACTTCGGCCCTCCCCAGGGACTCTGCACTGATTAGCAATCAGGAAGAAAGCCAGGATTCTATTTTAATTCACAGGGGTATCAGATTTCAATTGTCACCAAGATCTCAAAGAAGTTTGAGCGCCTTTCTGCGGAGCAAATTAGATGACCATGCTCGTGGCACTAGGCGATAA
- the LOC124213884 gene encoding uncharacterized protein isoform X3: MLTLENVAGPSSASSNILMNNYDIMDTAETEDNILSQDSVIDLVSSGTDSTVVLSTIEENNSAIEDNSLNRDILTRGQSGESSSLSSEIQLSGIIAASSQGSSNNDNNTEEIKESNSNPESRNDAEKVHQVPELNSSSAKDNSYIFDAMKFKSWIKNEEIMGSVFDKASGSNWCKGNLTFHVPVPGTPVNSNSAKQAGPYLLGPPIGTSPVKSIVQCLARRAGSDKFYTIKILTLKDEDEYETQDDRQGKMLLHAEYSLLSLLCSQDGVVHHHGFFKDCALEEKSMPSGAVYTGKVKRRLCLVLDCLTAHDFNPKNDEMLNLQHHVIKEKKLSERETLLIFSDTVRIVACLHMKNIVHRDLKLGNIVLNRRTRKVTITNFCLGKHLSSEEDLLKDQRGSPAYISPDVLCGKPYLGKPSDMWALGVVLFTMLYGQFPFYDSNPTQLFSKIKAANYHIPNESRVSEGTVSLIRNLLVLEPKKRLTAMKVLDALSTIIATLKVPNVIGEELQVVPDIDDMKDKNSEQALLSPSPLPVTKDNSMGNKKKNQDSGNKKLGDFSKQVTLQEQMEKMMRQQQSPLVPQRRPYSQIPLHRVGSDARELTPAEFSRFKHLIPRDNQRSHAQSPNRREGVLLRLRGNSRSRSITTNQILVHRDQNVSTSGGTPQNSVSTLANNPLSTAASQNSARALPNTSSVSEIENRTTPSSSNLTDNLASARTLGNLTSSRTGSSSNLRRLHHHPSIPQNNGNNTSTSQYMQIRSNPRLRTNQNSSTPSQVRVFAPSHSQHRRLSLTDSQEGSLYSLETQNRQPNSSNTIQQGHEINNSNAQTRRNNYTESLLQVPLSSSQNDAGRRFFQSNRSTPELLRHNRQNRFRDSIADQLASFRARMQQNRINNITRELDVQNRLANLMSGVSDANSNRTLDLPLHRTSIAHHRHSPYATRSGVVTSDRDRNSRRGTQERGGITDPSLNVPNLDASWSSSRDDNANSSILTRGCTSSASVICTEQNSSLSNNSTMTVSAGSVGLSSSSSGSASRNTSALPRDSALISNQEESQDSILIHRGIRFQLSPRSQRSLSAFLRSKLDDHARGTRR, translated from the exons ATGCTCACTTTGGAAAATGTTGCTGGCCCGTCAAGTGCCTCGTCAAACATATTGATGAACAATTACGACATAATGGACACTGCAGAAACAGAGGACAACATTTTGAGCCAGGACAGTGTGATAGACCTTGTTTCGAGCGGCACAGATTCTACGGTAGTTTTAAGCACgatagaagaaaataattctgCAATTGAAGATAATTCCTTAAATCGTGATATTCTAACTAGAGGTCAAAGCGGCGAGAGCAGTAGCTTGTCTTCCGAGATTCAATTAAGTGGAATAATTGCAGCGAGTAGCCAGGGATCCTCGAACAATGACAATAATACAGAAGAAATTAAGGAGTCTAACAGCAACCCTGAATCTAGAAATGATGCTGAAAAGGTTCATCAAGTACCTGAATTGAATTCTAGCAGTGCTAAGGACAACAGCTATATCTTTGatgcaatgaaatttaaatcatggattaaaaatgaggaaataatGGGCTCTGTTTTTGACAAAGCCTCCGGCTCAAACTGGTGCAAAGGAAATCTTACGTTCCATGTTCCTGTGCCCGGTACACCTGTGAATTCAAACTCTGCTAAACAAGCTGGTCCCTATTTGCTTGGACCTCCAATTGGCACTTCACCCGTGAAAAGCATCGTCCAATGTCTGGCACGTAGAGCAGGATCTGATAAGTTTTATACGATTAAAATTCTCACTTTGAAAGATGAAGATGAATATGAAACACAAGATGATCGACAAGGAAAGATGTTACTGCATGCTGAATATTCTTTGCTAAGTCTCCTCTGCAGCCAAGATGGCGTTGTGCATCACCATGGATTTTTTAAA GATTGCGCCTTAGAAGAAAAGAGCATGCCATCTGGCGCCGTGTATACAGGGAAAGTAAAACGTCGCCTGTGTCTTGTACTGGATTGTCTAACTGCTCACGATTTCAATCcaaaaaatgacgaaatgCTCAATTTACAGCACCATGTGATAAAGGAGAAGAAATTATCAGAGAGAGAAACTTTGCTCATATTTTCCGACACTGTTAGAATAGTCGCTTGTCTTCATATGAAAAACATTGTGCACAGAGATCTGAAATTGGGAAATATAGTTCTGAATCGTAGGACAAGAAAA GTAACAATAACGAATTTTTGCCTGGGGAAACACTTGAGTAGTGAAGAAGATCTCTTGAAAGATCAACGGGGCTCACCTGCTTACATATCACCCGATGTTCTATGTGGTAAGCCGTACCTCGGAAAACCATCTGACATGTGGGCACTTGGTGTGGTGCTCTTCACGATGCTCTATGGGCAGTTCCCATTTTACGACAGTAACCCAACACAATTGTTCAGCAAAATAAAAGCAGCCAACTACCACATCCCGAA TGAAAGTAGAGTATCCGAGGGGACAGTGTCTCTAATAAGAAATCTGTTAGTGCTCGAACCAAAGAAACGTTTGACTGCGATGAAAGTGCTGGATGCCTTATCTACCATAATAGCCACATTAAAAGTTCCTAATGTAATAGGAGAAGAGCTCCAAGTAGTTCCTGACATAGACGATATGAAAGATAAAAACAGTGAGCAAGCACTACTGAGTCCTTCACCATTGCCTGTAACCAAGGATAACAGtatgggaaataaaaaaaaaaatcaagatagTGGTAATAAGAAGTTGGGTGACTTTTCAAAACAAGTTACACTTCAG GAGCAAATGGAAAAGATGATGAGACAACAGCAAAGCCCTTTAGTTCCACAACGAAGGCCTTATAGTCAGATCCCGCTTCACAGAGTGGGCTCAGATGCCCGAGAGTTAACTCCCGCTGAATTTTCTAGGTTTAAGCATCTCATTCCAAGAGATAATCAAAGATCACATGCACAGAGTCCTAACAGAAGAGAAGGTGTTCTTCTTAGATTAAGAGGCAACTCAAGGAGCAGATCTATCACCACAAATCAG ATTTTGGTGCACCGTGATCAGAATGTATCGACGAGTGGTGGTACGCCTCAAAATAGCGTCTCTACATTGGCTAACAACCCGTTGAGCACCGCCGCATCTCAGAACTCAGCCCGTGCATTGCCGAACACGTCAAGTGTGTCAGAAATCGAGAATAGGACAACACCTTCGTCAAGTAACTTGACGGATAACTTGGCTTCAGCTAGAACTCTTGGCAATCTCACCTCCAGCCGGACAGGGAGCAGCTCTAATTTACGCCGTCTTCATCACCACCCTAGTATACCACAAAACAATGGAAACAATACTTCCACCAGTCAGTATATGCAGATCAGAAGTAATCCTAGGCTGAGGACGAATCAAAACAGCTCAACGCCATCACAGGTGCGAGTTTTTGCGCCTTCCCACAGTCAGCACAGGCGTTTGTCTCTCACTGATTCCCAGGAGGGTAGTTTGTATTCTCTAGAAACTCAGAACAGACAGCCAAACTCATCAAACACGATACAGCAGGgacatgaaattaataattccaACGCTCAAACTAGGCGTAATAATTACACAGAATCCCTGTTGCAAGTTCCACTCTCATCGTCACAGAATGACGCAGGCAGACGTTTCTTCCAATCAAACAGATCCACACCAGAGCTCCTCAGACACAACAGACAGAATCGATTCAGGGATTCTATTGCCGATCAGTTGGCATCTTTCCGAGCCAGGATGCAGCAGAATAGGATCAACAATATCACGAGGGAATTGGATGTACAGAATAGATTGGCCAATCTGATGTCAGGGGTCAGTGACGCTAATTCTAACAGGACTTTGGACCTTCCTTTACACAGAACATCGATTGCCCATCACAGACATTCCCCCTATGCTACGCGATCAGGAGTCGTTACATCTGACAGAGACAGAAATTCGAGGCGTGGAACCCAGGAAAGAGGAGGCATAACTGATCCAAGTCTAAATGTCCCGAATTTAGATGCCAGCTGGTCTTCGAGCAGAGATGATAATGCAAATTCCAGTATTCTGACCAGGGGCTGTACATCTAGCGCTTCAGTTATTTGTACAGAGCAGAATTCAAGCTTGTCTAATAATTCAACAATGACGGTGTCGGCAGGGTCTGTAGGATTATCTTCAAGCTCCTCTGGTTCAGCTTCGAGAAACACTTCGGCCCTCCCCAGGGACTCTGCACTGATTAGCAATCAGGAAGAAAGCCAGGATTCTATTTTAATTCACAGGGGTATCAGATTTCAATTGTCACCAAGATCTCAAAGAAGTTTGAGCGCCTTTCTGCGGAGCAAATTAGATGACCATGCTCGTGGCACTAGGCGATAA
- the LOC124213884 gene encoding uncharacterized protein isoform X1 — translation MTLIVRGTAARQLLRVVIANADTMLTLENVAGPSSASSNILMNNYDIMDTAETEDNILSQDSVIDLVSSGTDSTVVLSTIEENNSAIEDNSLNRDILTRGQSGESSSLSSEIQLSGIIAASSQGSSNNDNNTEEIKESNSNPESRNDAEKVHQVPELNSSSAKDNSYIFDAMKFKSWIKNEEIMGSVFDKASGSNWCKGNLTFHVPVPGTPVNSNSAKQAGPYLLGPPIGTSPVKSIVQCLARRAGSDKFYTIKILTLKDEDEYETQDDRQGKMLLHAEYSLLSLLCSQDGVVHHHGFFKDCALEEKSMPSGAVYTGKVKRRLCLVLDCLTAHDFNPKNDEMLNLQHHVIKEKKLSERETLLIFSDTVRIVACLHMKNIVHRDLKLGNIVLNRRTRKVTITNFCLGKHLSSEEDLLKDQRGSPAYISPDVLCGKPYLGKPSDMWALGVVLFTMLYGQFPFYDSNPTQLFSKIKAANYHIPNESRVSEGTVSLIRNLLVLEPKKRLTAMKVLDALSTIIATLKVPNVIGEELQVVPDIDDMKDKNSEQALLSPSPLPVTKDNSMGNKKKNQDSGNKKLGDFSKQVTLQEQMEKMMRQQQSPLVPQRRPYSQIPLHRVGSDARELTPAEFSRFKHLIPRDNQRSHAQSPNRREGVLLRLRGNSRSRSITTNQILVHRDQNVSTSGGTPQNSVSTLANNPLSTAASQNSARALPNTSSVSEIENRTTPSSSNLTDNLASARTLGNLTSSRTGSSSNLRRLHHHPSIPQNNGNNTSTSQYMQIRSNPRLRTNQNSSTPSQVRVFAPSHSQHRRLSLTDSQEGSLYSLETQNRQPNSSNTIQQGHEINNSNAQTRRNNYTESLLQVPLSSSQNDAGRRFFQSNRSTPELLRHNRQNRFRDSIADQLASFRARMQQNRINNITRELDVQNRLANLMSGVSDANSNRTLDLPLHRTSIAHHRHSPYATRSGVVTSDRDRNSRRGTQERGGITDPSLNVPNLDASWSSSRDDNANSSILTRGCTSSASVICTEQNSSLSNNSTMTVSAGSVGLSSSSSGSASRNTSALPRDSALISNQEESQDSILIHRGIRFQLSPRSQRSLSAFLRSKLDDHARGTRR, via the exons ATGACATTAATCGTCAGAGGTACAGCAGCCAGACAACTTCTACGTGTCGTAATTGCCAACG CAGACACAATGCTCACTTTGGAAAATGTTGCTGGCCCGTCAAGTGCCTCGTCAAACATATTGATGAACAATTACGACATAATGGACACTGCAGAAACAGAGGACAACATTTTGAGCCAGGACAGTGTGATAGACCTTGTTTCGAGCGGCACAGATTCTACGGTAGTTTTAAGCACgatagaagaaaataattctgCAATTGAAGATAATTCCTTAAATCGTGATATTCTAACTAGAGGTCAAAGCGGCGAGAGCAGTAGCTTGTCTTCCGAGATTCAATTAAGTGGAATAATTGCAGCGAGTAGCCAGGGATCCTCGAACAATGACAATAATACAGAAGAAATTAAGGAGTCTAACAGCAACCCTGAATCTAGAAATGATGCTGAAAAGGTTCATCAAGTACCTGAATTGAATTCTAGCAGTGCTAAGGACAACAGCTATATCTTTGatgcaatgaaatttaaatcatggattaaaaatgaggaaataatGGGCTCTGTTTTTGACAAAGCCTCCGGCTCAAACTGGTGCAAAGGAAATCTTACGTTCCATGTTCCTGTGCCCGGTACACCTGTGAATTCAAACTCTGCTAAACAAGCTGGTCCCTATTTGCTTGGACCTCCAATTGGCACTTCACCCGTGAAAAGCATCGTCCAATGTCTGGCACGTAGAGCAGGATCTGATAAGTTTTATACGATTAAAATTCTCACTTTGAAAGATGAAGATGAATATGAAACACAAGATGATCGACAAGGAAAGATGTTACTGCATGCTGAATATTCTTTGCTAAGTCTCCTCTGCAGCCAAGATGGCGTTGTGCATCACCATGGATTTTTTAAA GATTGCGCCTTAGAAGAAAAGAGCATGCCATCTGGCGCCGTGTATACAGGGAAAGTAAAACGTCGCCTGTGTCTTGTACTGGATTGTCTAACTGCTCACGATTTCAATCcaaaaaatgacgaaatgCTCAATTTACAGCACCATGTGATAAAGGAGAAGAAATTATCAGAGAGAGAAACTTTGCTCATATTTTCCGACACTGTTAGAATAGTCGCTTGTCTTCATATGAAAAACATTGTGCACAGAGATCTGAAATTGGGAAATATAGTTCTGAATCGTAGGACAAGAAAA GTAACAATAACGAATTTTTGCCTGGGGAAACACTTGAGTAGTGAAGAAGATCTCTTGAAAGATCAACGGGGCTCACCTGCTTACATATCACCCGATGTTCTATGTGGTAAGCCGTACCTCGGAAAACCATCTGACATGTGGGCACTTGGTGTGGTGCTCTTCACGATGCTCTATGGGCAGTTCCCATTTTACGACAGTAACCCAACACAATTGTTCAGCAAAATAAAAGCAGCCAACTACCACATCCCGAA TGAAAGTAGAGTATCCGAGGGGACAGTGTCTCTAATAAGAAATCTGTTAGTGCTCGAACCAAAGAAACGTTTGACTGCGATGAAAGTGCTGGATGCCTTATCTACCATAATAGCCACATTAAAAGTTCCTAATGTAATAGGAGAAGAGCTCCAAGTAGTTCCTGACATAGACGATATGAAAGATAAAAACAGTGAGCAAGCACTACTGAGTCCTTCACCATTGCCTGTAACCAAGGATAACAGtatgggaaataaaaaaaaaaatcaagatagTGGTAATAAGAAGTTGGGTGACTTTTCAAAACAAGTTACACTTCAG GAGCAAATGGAAAAGATGATGAGACAACAGCAAAGCCCTTTAGTTCCACAACGAAGGCCTTATAGTCAGATCCCGCTTCACAGAGTGGGCTCAGATGCCCGAGAGTTAACTCCCGCTGAATTTTCTAGGTTTAAGCATCTCATTCCAAGAGATAATCAAAGATCACATGCACAGAGTCCTAACAGAAGAGAAGGTGTTCTTCTTAGATTAAGAGGCAACTCAAGGAGCAGATCTATCACCACAAATCAG ATTTTGGTGCACCGTGATCAGAATGTATCGACGAGTGGTGGTACGCCTCAAAATAGCGTCTCTACATTGGCTAACAACCCGTTGAGCACCGCCGCATCTCAGAACTCAGCCCGTGCATTGCCGAACACGTCAAGTGTGTCAGAAATCGAGAATAGGACAACACCTTCGTCAAGTAACTTGACGGATAACTTGGCTTCAGCTAGAACTCTTGGCAATCTCACCTCCAGCCGGACAGGGAGCAGCTCTAATTTACGCCGTCTTCATCACCACCCTAGTATACCACAAAACAATGGAAACAATACTTCCACCAGTCAGTATATGCAGATCAGAAGTAATCCTAGGCTGAGGACGAATCAAAACAGCTCAACGCCATCACAGGTGCGAGTTTTTGCGCCTTCCCACAGTCAGCACAGGCGTTTGTCTCTCACTGATTCCCAGGAGGGTAGTTTGTATTCTCTAGAAACTCAGAACAGACAGCCAAACTCATCAAACACGATACAGCAGGgacatgaaattaataattccaACGCTCAAACTAGGCGTAATAATTACACAGAATCCCTGTTGCAAGTTCCACTCTCATCGTCACAGAATGACGCAGGCAGACGTTTCTTCCAATCAAACAGATCCACACCAGAGCTCCTCAGACACAACAGACAGAATCGATTCAGGGATTCTATTGCCGATCAGTTGGCATCTTTCCGAGCCAGGATGCAGCAGAATAGGATCAACAATATCACGAGGGAATTGGATGTACAGAATAGATTGGCCAATCTGATGTCAGGGGTCAGTGACGCTAATTCTAACAGGACTTTGGACCTTCCTTTACACAGAACATCGATTGCCCATCACAGACATTCCCCCTATGCTACGCGATCAGGAGTCGTTACATCTGACAGAGACAGAAATTCGAGGCGTGGAACCCAGGAAAGAGGAGGCATAACTGATCCAAGTCTAAATGTCCCGAATTTAGATGCCAGCTGGTCTTCGAGCAGAGATGATAATGCAAATTCCAGTATTCTGACCAGGGGCTGTACATCTAGCGCTTCAGTTATTTGTACAGAGCAGAATTCAAGCTTGTCTAATAATTCAACAATGACGGTGTCGGCAGGGTCTGTAGGATTATCTTCAAGCTCCTCTGGTTCAGCTTCGAGAAACACTTCGGCCCTCCCCAGGGACTCTGCACTGATTAGCAATCAGGAAGAAAGCCAGGATTCTATTTTAATTCACAGGGGTATCAGATTTCAATTGTCACCAAGATCTCAAAGAAGTTTGAGCGCCTTTCTGCGGAGCAAATTAGATGACCATGCTCGTGGCACTAGGCGATAA